One region of Callithrix jacchus isolate 240 chromosome 16, calJac240_pri, whole genome shotgun sequence genomic DNA includes:
- the COMMD5 gene encoding COMM domain-containing protein 5: protein MSAVGAAAPYLHHPGDSHSGRVSFLGAQLPPEVTAMARLLGDLDRSTFRKLLKLVVSSLQGEDCRETVQRVGVSANLPEERLGVLLAGMHMLLQQALRLPPTSLKPDTFRDQLQELCIPQDLVGDLASVVFGSQRPLLDSVAQQQGAWLPHVADFRWRVDVAISTSALARSLQPSILMQLKLSDGSAYRFEVTTAKFQELRYSVALVLKEMADLEKRCERRLQD, encoded by the coding sequence ATGTCTGCTGTGGGGGCTGCAGCTCCTTACCTGCATCATCCTGGTGATAGTCACAGTGGCCGAGTGAGTTTCTTGGGGGCCCAGCTTCCTCCAGAGGTGACAGCCATGGCCCGGCTACTAGGGGACCTAGACAGGAGCACATTCAGAAAGTTGCTGAAGCTTGTGGTCAGCAGCCTGCAGGGGGAGGACTGCCGAGAGACTGTGCAGCGTGTTGGAGTTAGCGCCAACCTGCCGGAGGAGCGGCTGGGTGTCCTGCTGGCAGGCATGCACATGCTGCTCCAGCAAGCCCTCCGTCTGCCCCCTACCAGCCTGAAACCCGATACCTTCAGGGACCAGCTCCAGGAGCTCTGCATCCCCCAAGACCTGGTTGGGGACTTGGCCAGTGTGGTATTTGGGAGCCAGCGGCCCCTCCTTGATTCTGTGGCCCAACAGCAGGGGGCCTGGTTGCCCCATGTTGCTGACTTTCGGTGGCGGGTGGATGTGGCAATCTCCACCAGTGCCCTGGCTCGCTCCCTGCAGCCGAGCATCCTGATGCAGCTGAAGCTGTCAGATGGGTCAGCATACCGCTTCGAGGTCACCACAGCCAAGTTCCAGGAGCTGCGGTACAGCGTGGCCCTGGTCCTAAAGGAGATGGCAGATCTGGAGAAGAGATGTGAGCGCAGACTGCAGGACTGA